In the genome of Falsirhodobacter halotolerans, one region contains:
- a CDS encoding 2-dehydro-3-deoxy-6-phosphogalactonate aldolase has product MNFETAFTACPLVAILRGLTPDEALPVGEALVAAGITLLEVPLNSPRPLDSIAALADGLEGRAVVGAGTVLTPQAAEDVVQAGGRIIVMPHADTAVIARAKALGAACVPGVATPTEAFAALAAGADALKIFPAELVSPAAVKAMLAVLPKGVRLLPVGGITPAGMAPYRTVGVAGFGLGSALYAPGTPAEEVGRRARAFQEAFA; this is encoded by the coding sequence ATGAACTTTGAAACCGCCTTCACCGCCTGCCCGCTGGTCGCGATCCTGCGCGGCCTGACCCCGGACGAGGCGCTGCCCGTGGGGGAGGCGCTGGTCGCGGCGGGCATCACCCTGCTGGAGGTGCCGCTGAATTCACCCCGCCCGCTGGACAGCATCGCCGCGCTGGCGGATGGACTGGAAGGGCGGGCCGTGGTGGGGGCGGGCACCGTTCTGACGCCGCAGGCGGCGGAGGATGTGGTGCAGGCCGGGGGGCGGATCATCGTCATGCCCCATGCCGATACGGCGGTCATTGCGCGGGCGAAGGCGCTGGGCGCCGCCTGCGTGCCCGGGGTCGCCACCCCGACCGAGGCCTTTGCCGCGCTGGCCGCCGGGGCCGATGCGCTCAAGATCTTTCCGGCGGAGTTGGTCAGCCCGGCGGCGGTGAAGGCGATGCTGGCCGTCCTGCCCAAGGGGGTGCGGCTGCTGCCCGTGGGGGGAATCACCCCGGCGGGAATGGCGCCCTACCGCACGGTGGGCGTGGCGGGATTCGGCCTTGGTTCGGCGCTTTACGCCCCAGGTACCCCGGCGGAGGAGGTGGGCCGCCGCGCCCGCGCCTTCCAGGAGGCCTTCGCATGA
- a CDS encoding sugar kinase: MMRFVSIGECMVELTGAGEDLWRQGFAGDTFNTAWYARRALPADWTVDYHTALGTDPMSDRMVAFMAAAGVGTGTILRHPTRQAGLYMVSLTNGERSFTYWRDSSAARTLADDPAGLDTALAGAGVIYFSGITVAILGDRRAAFLAAVGRARDAGARVAFDPNLRPRLWTDREAMCQGITEAAAAADIVLPSFDDEAAFFGDADPAATARRYRTGRTTEVMVKNGGGPMAFDGPDGADGMSFGPAAEPVDTTGAGDSFNAAYLAARLSGDSMRDAARAGDALARQVILQRGALIRPGAA, encoded by the coding sequence ATGATGCGCTTCGTTTCGATCGGGGAATGCATGGTGGAACTGACCGGCGCGGGCGAGGATCTGTGGCGGCAGGGCTTTGCGGGCGACACGTTCAACACCGCCTGGTATGCCCGCCGCGCCCTGCCCGCCGACTGGACGGTCGATTACCACACCGCGCTGGGCACGGATCCGATGTCGGACCGGATGGTGGCCTTCATGGCCGCGGCGGGGGTGGGGACGGGCACCATCCTTCGCCACCCCACCCGGCAGGCGGGGCTTTACATGGTCTCGCTGACGAATGGCGAACGCTCGTTCACCTATTGGCGCGACAGTTCGGCGGCGCGGACGCTGGCCGACGATCCGGCGGGTCTGGACACGGCGCTGGCCGGGGCGGGGGTGATCTATTTCTCGGGGATCACCGTCGCCATCCTGGGCGATCGACGCGCCGCGTTTCTGGCGGCGGTGGGCCGCGCGCGCGACGCGGGCGCGCGCGTGGCGTTCGATCCGAACCTCCGCCCGCGCCTGTGGACCGACCGCGAGGCGATGTGCCAAGGCATCACCGAAGCCGCCGCCGCCGCTGATATCGTCCTGCCCAGCTTTGACGACGAGGCCGCGTTCTTTGGCGACGCCGACCCCGCCGCCACCGCCCGCCGATACCGCACCGGCCGCACGACCGAGGTCATGGTGAAAAACGGCGGCGGTCCCATGGCCTTCGACGGCCCCGACGGGGCGGACGGGATGTCCTTCGGTCCGGCCGCGGAACCGGTCGATACCACGGGCGCGGGCGACAGTTTCAACGCGGCCTATCTTGCGGCCCGCCTCTCAGGGGATAGTATGCGCGACGCAGCCCGGGCGGGCGACGCGCTGGCACGGCAGGTCATCTTGCAACGTGGCGCGCTGATCCGTCCCGGCGCGGCATAG
- the nhaA gene encoding Na+/H+ antiporter NhaA, whose amino-acid sequence MRGRIQNTLRGFLDNEAGGGVLLMAVAALALIVANSPLSGAYFDALHMYVGPLSVQHWINDALMAVFFLMVGLEIKREMTDGHLSSWPRRILPGAAAAAGMIVPAMFFLIFNLGTPAAHGWAIPSATDIAFALGVMSLLGPRVPVSLKVFLAALAIIDDLGAVVIIALFYTAEISMIDLALAAVTIVALLAINRMGVRRILPYVILGLILWFFTLRSGVHATLAGVILALCVPIKRTPATPEAQHSESPLHYLEHILQRPVAFLIVPVFGFANAGVSFVGLGPETLVAPVTLGVALGLALGKVIGIFGSVLVLVKTGVVRLPSGATWMQMVGTSLLCGIGFTMSLFISLLAFGDPVLQDEAKIGILLGSLVAGTIGYLVLRAAPPAKKRMHRVG is encoded by the coding sequence ATGCGCGGACGCATACAGAACACCCTTCGGGGATTTTTGGACAACGAGGCGGGGGGCGGCGTTCTCCTGATGGCGGTCGCGGCGCTGGCGCTGATCGTGGCGAATTCGCCCTTGTCCGGGGCGTATTTCGATGCGCTGCACATGTATGTCGGGCCCTTGTCGGTCCAGCACTGGATCAACGACGCGCTGATGGCCGTGTTCTTCCTGATGGTGGGGCTGGAAATCAAGCGCGAGATGACGGACGGGCACCTGTCCTCTTGGCCCCGGCGCATCCTGCCGGGGGCGGCGGCAGCGGCGGGCATGATCGTGCCCGCGATGTTCTTCCTGATCTTCAACCTCGGCACGCCGGCGGCGCATGGTTGGGCCATTCCTTCGGCCACCGACATCGCGTTCGCGCTTGGGGTGATGTCGCTTCTGGGGCCGCGGGTTCCGGTCTCGCTCAAGGTGTTTCTGGCCGCGCTGGCAATCATCGACGATCTGGGGGCGGTGGTCATCATCGCGCTGTTCTACACCGCCGAGATTTCGATGATCGATCTGGCGCTGGCGGCCGTGACCATCGTGGCGCTTCTTGCGATCAACCGGATGGGCGTGCGCCGGATCCTGCCCTATGTCATTTTGGGTCTGATCCTGTGGTTCTTCACGCTTCGCTCGGGTGTCCATGCCACGCTGGCGGGTGTGATCCTGGCGCTGTGCGTGCCGATCAAACGCACCCCCGCCACGCCCGAGGCGCAGCATTCCGAAAGCCCGCTGCATTATCTGGAACATATCCTGCAACGGCCGGTGGCCTTTCTGATCGTGCCCGTGTTCGGTTTTGCCAATGCGGGCGTCAGCTTTGTGGGGCTGGGGCCGGAGACGCTGGTCGCCCCCGTCACGCTGGGTGTGGCGCTGGGGCTGGCCTTGGGCAAGGTGATCGGTATTTTCGGTTCGGTCCTTGTGCTGGTGAAAACCGGCGTCGTGCGGCTGCCGTCGGGGGCGACATGGATGCAGATGGTGGGCACCTCGCTTCTGTGCGGCATCGGATTCACGATGAGCCTGTTCATCTCGCTTCTGGCGTTCGGCGATCCCGTCCTGCAGGACGAAGCGAAGATCGGCATTCTGCTGGGGTCGCTTGTTGCGGGCACGATCGGATATCTGGTGTTGCGCGCGGCCCCGCCGGCGAAAAAAAGAATGCACCGCGTCGGATAG
- a CDS encoding TerC family protein — MFFEWMSDPAAWAGLATLIVLEIVLGIDNLVFIAVLADKLPPHQRARARQIGLTLALVMRLGLLASVAWIVTLTNPLFTLFGHPFSGRDLILIFGGLFLLFKGTMELHERLEGQSHQKQTNPVHAVFWQVLVQIVVLDAVFSLDSVITAVGMVQHLSVMMIAVIIAVGVMMLMAKPLMAFVSRHPTVVILCLGFLMMIGFSLIVEGFGFHIPKGYLYAAIGFSVGIEALNQIARRNREQVLTTGDLRERTAGAVLRLLGGRKGEELGGSADAMARHAEQQAIFGPEEKDMIRSVLLLAERPATSVMTPRNEVDWLDLNADEATLREQILTKGHSRFLLSRGRIEDFVGVALARDLLRDLLTQGRIDLTGSVREPLVVHESLSALRLMERLRKSPVQLAVILDEFGTLEGIATPTDILEAIAGEFPDENDEPLVATVEEDAWLLSGWIDIHRAEQMLDAELADEAERFSTLAGYILWSLGRLPEAGEVIVIGDMSFEMVEVQGRAIQTVRVRRLGNGAEIDMP; from the coding sequence GTGTTCTTTGAATGGATGTCCGACCCCGCCGCGTGGGCCGGACTGGCCACGCTGATCGTTCTGGAAATCGTGCTGGGGATCGACAACCTCGTCTTCATTGCGGTTCTGGCGGACAAGCTGCCGCCGCATCAACGGGCCCGGGCACGGCAGATCGGTCTGACATTGGCGCTGGTGATGCGTCTTGGCCTTCTGGCCTCGGTCGCGTGGATCGTGACGCTGACGAACCCGCTGTTCACGCTGTTCGGGCATCCGTTCTCGGGGCGCGACCTCATCCTGATCTTCGGCGGCCTGTTCCTTCTGTTCAAGGGCACGATGGAGCTGCACGAACGGCTGGAAGGACAGTCGCATCAAAAGCAGACCAATCCGGTCCATGCCGTTTTCTGGCAGGTTCTGGTGCAAATCGTGGTTCTGGATGCGGTCTTCTCGCTGGACAGCGTGATCACCGCCGTGGGCATGGTGCAGCACCTGTCGGTCATGATGATCGCGGTGATCATCGCCGTGGGCGTGATGATGCTGATGGCCAAACCGCTGATGGCTTTCGTTTCGCGCCACCCGACGGTGGTGATCCTGTGCCTCGGCTTCCTGATGATGATCGGCTTCTCGTTGATTGTCGAAGGGTTCGGGTTCCATATTCCCAAGGGATATCTCTATGCCGCGATCGGCTTCTCGGTCGGGATCGAGGCGTTGAACCAGATCGCGCGTCGCAACCGCGAACAGGTTCTGACCACGGGCGATCTGCGCGAACGGACGGCGGGCGCGGTTCTGCGCCTTCTGGGCGGCCGCAAGGGGGAAGAGCTTGGCGGATCGGCCGATGCCATGGCGCGCCACGCCGAACAGCAGGCGATCTTCGGACCGGAGGAGAAGGACATGATCCGCTCGGTCCTTCTGCTGGCCGAACGCCCCGCCACGTCGGTCATGACCCCGCGAAACGAGGTGGACTGGCTGGACCTGAACGCGGATGAGGCGACGCTGCGCGAACAGATCCTGACCAAGGGGCATTCGCGGTTCCTGCTGTCGCGCGGGCGGATCGAGGATTTCGTCGGCGTGGCCCTGGCCCGCGATCTGCTGCGCGACCTGCTGACGCAAGGGCGGATCGACCTGACGGGATCGGTGCGCGAACCCCTGGTGGTGCATGAAAGCCTGAGCGCGCTGCGCCTGATGGAGCGGCTGCGGAAATCGCCGGTGCAGCTGGCGGTGATCCTGGACGAGTTCGGCACGCTGGAGGGGATCGCCACTCCGACCGATATCCTTGAGGCGATCGCGGGCGAATTCCCCGACGAAAACGACGAACCTCTGGTCGCGACCGTGGAGGAGGACGCCTGGCTTCTGAGCGGCTGGATCGACATCCACCGCGCGGAACAGATGCTGGATGCCGAACTGGCCGACGAGGCCGAGCGGTTCTCGACCCTCGCGGGCTATATCCTCTGGTCGCTGGGGCGGTTGCCCGAGGCGGGCGAGGTTATCGTGATCGGCGACATGTCGTTCGAGATGGTGGAGGTTCAGGGCCGCGCGATCCAGACCGTGCGGGTCCGCCGTCTGGGGAACGGGGCCGAGATCGACATGCCCTGA
- a CDS encoding SulP family inorganic anion transporter — MHSQRIYMRQWQENPIREILAGAVATFALIPEVIAFSFTAGVDPAVGLYASFVISIIIAVFGGRPAMISAAAGSVALVAAPLVRDYGVEYLFAAGLLAGAIQILFGVARLSTLLRYVSNSVRTGFVNALAILIFAAQLPHILNAGAAGYAVMAAGLAIIYLVPRLTTIIPSPLICVIVLTFACWAIGLDVPRVSELGRLPEGLPVFALPDVPVDLTLLGIIVTPAIAIAMVGLLESLMTAGVVDDQTGTPSDKNAEARGLGLANVGASLFGGIAGCGMIGQTISNVKYGGRGRLSTMAAGVVLLGLMTVVGDLVAAVPVAALVAIMIMVSIDTFDWGSLARLRATPRLSNLVMLATVAVTVTTHDLSLGVLAGVLLSGVFFAAKVSRMQRITRDGDTYFVEGQVFFASADAFVEAFDPLAHDGPVTIDLSGANIWDITAAQAVAKVQDRFARHDLPVHVVGMHGLPGVTLRI; from the coding sequence ATGCACAGCCAACGCATCTATATGCGCCAATGGCAGGAAAACCCCATTCGGGAAATTCTGGCCGGTGCCGTCGCCACGTTCGCCCTCATCCCCGAGGTCATCGCCTTTTCCTTCACCGCCGGCGTCGATCCCGCGGTCGGCCTGTATGCCTCGTTCGTCATCAGCATCATCATCGCGGTGTTCGGCGGGCGTCCGGCCATGATCTCGGCCGCCGCCGGGTCGGTCGCGCTGGTCGCGGCCCCCTTGGTGCGCGATTACGGGGTGGAATATCTGTTTGCCGCGGGCCTTCTGGCCGGGGCGATCCAGATCCTGTTCGGCGTTGCGCGCCTGTCGACGCTTCTTCGCTACGTCTCAAACTCGGTGCGGACCGGATTCGTCAACGCGCTGGCGATCCTGATCTTCGCGGCGCAGCTTCCCCATATCCTGAATGCGGGGGCGGCGGGCTATGCCGTCATGGCGGCGGGGCTGGCGATCATCTATCTGGTGCCGCGCCTGACGACGATCATCCCGTCACCCCTGATCTGCGTCATCGTCCTGACGTTCGCCTGCTGGGCCATCGGCCTGGACGTGCCGCGCGTGTCCGAACTTGGCCGCCTGCCCGAAGGGCTGCCCGTCTTTGCCCTGCCGGACGTTCCGGTCGATCTGACCTTGCTGGGCATCATCGTCACGCCCGCCATCGCCATCGCCATGGTGGGCCTGCTGGAATCGCTGATGACCGCCGGCGTGGTGGACGACCAGACCGGCACCCCCTCGGACAAGAACGCCGAGGCGCGGGGCCTTGGACTGGCCAATGTCGGGGCCAGCCTGTTCGGCGGCATCGCAGGGTGCGGCATGATCGGGCAGACCATCTCCAACGTGAAATACGGCGGGCGGGGGCGGCTTTCGACCATGGCGGCGGGGGTGGTTCTTCTGGGCCTCATGACCGTGGTGGGCGATCTGGTGGCGGCGGTGCCGGTGGCGGCGCTGGTGGCGATCATGATCATGGTGTCGATCGACACGTTCGACTGGGGCTCGCTTGCCCGGCTGCGGGCCACGCCGCGCCTGTCGAACCTTGTGATGCTGGCCACCGTGGCCGTGACCGTGACGACCCACGACCTGTCGCTGGGCGTTCTTGCAGGTGTGCTGCTCAGCGGCGTGTTCTTTGCCGCCAAGGTGTCGCGGATGCAGCGGATCACGCGTGACGGCGACACCTATTTTGTTGAGGGACAGGTCTTCTTCGCCTCCGCCGATGCGTTCGTGGAGGCGTTCGACCCGCTGGCCCATGACGGTCCCGTCACCATCGACCTGAGCGGGGCGAACATCTGGGACATCACCGCCGCGCAGGCCGTCGCCAAGGTGCAGGACCGCTTCGCGCGCCACGACCTGCCGGTGCACGTGGTCGGAATGCACGGCCTGCCCGGCGTCACCCTGCGCATCTGA
- a CDS encoding LysR family transcriptional regulator, with the protein MRDRPDIPLNALRTFEVAARQGSFTRAAIELRVTQAAVSHQIARLEDALGVALFRRTPAGLVLTDAAQTIFPVMEHSLDAMARALDRVAGGRHEVLNLGVVTTFATGWLIPRLSAFERDHPGIALRLSTHNNRVEIAREGLDAAIRFGTGRWPGVAAVPICEAPMTPLCAPAMGQLPLTELGHHRLLRSFRADEWPRWCAAAGVPCPPLTGPVLDSSVALADLAAAGHGMALLPLPMFQDALAAGRLVRPFAATVTLGSYWLTTPEDRRMPPAALSLLNWMRARMG; encoded by the coding sequence ATGCGTGATCGCCCGGACATTCCTCTCAACGCCCTGCGCACGTTCGAGGTGGCCGCCCGTCAAGGCAGCTTTACCCGCGCGGCGATCGAATTGCGGGTGACCCAGGCGGCCGTCAGCCACCAGATCGCCCGGCTGGAGGATGCCTTGGGCGTTGCGCTGTTCCGGCGCACCCCGGCGGGGCTGGTGCTGACGGATGCGGCGCAGACGATCTTTCCCGTGATGGAGCACAGTCTGGACGCGATGGCCCGCGCGCTGGACCGTGTCGCGGGCGGGCGGCACGAGGTTCTGAACCTCGGCGTCGTCACGACCTTCGCCACCGGATGGCTGATCCCACGGCTAAGCGCGTTCGAACGCGACCATCCGGGCATCGCCCTGCGCCTGTCCACCCACAACAACCGCGTGGAGATCGCGCGCGAGGGGTTGGACGCCGCCATCCGGTTCGGCACGGGACGTTGGCCGGGCGTCGCAGCCGTTCCGATCTGCGAGGCCCCCATGACCCCGCTCTGCGCGCCCGCGATGGGGCAGCTTCCCTTGACGGAGCTTGGACATCACCGGCTGCTGCGCAGTTTTCGCGCCGACGAATGGCCCCGGTGGTGCGCGGCGGCGGGCGTGCCCTGCCCACCTTTGACCGGCCCGGTTCTGGACAGTTCCGTCGCGCTGGCCGACCTTGCGGCGGCGGGCCACGGAATGGCACTTCTGCCGCTGCCGATGTTTCAGGACGCGCTGGCGGCGGGGCGTCTGGTCCGCCCCTTCGCCGCGACCGTGACCCTTGGCAGCTACTGGCTGACCACCCCCGAAGATCGGCGAATGCCCCCCGCCGCCCTGAGCCTGCTGAACTGGATGCGCGCCCGAATGGGCTGA
- the bla gene encoding class A beta-lactamase, with amino-acid sequence MRLFHAMMVLACAALPAAAQMPEVALTSRIDHWESRLDARIGVVVQGADWVFGHRADERFPMTSAVKVPICGAVLARVDQGDVSLAEDVLIAADDILDWAPVTAAHVGADMSIGDLCFAALDQSDNTAANLLFHRLGGPNAVTAFLRGIGDGVTRSDRTEPTLNEVAPGDARDTTTPQAAARWMDLMLTRDVLSPGSRAQLAEWMRPGAVTGALLRPLVPAGWDVVDKSGNGRTSRALVAMVGPPEGAPVTVTMFIADTTVGLAQKDEAMADIGAAAMQMIVAR; translated from the coding sequence ATGCGTCTTTTCCACGCGATGATGGTGCTGGCCTGCGCCGCGCTGCCCGCCGCCGCCCAAATGCCCGAGGTCGCGCTGACCTCGCGAATCGATCACTGGGAATCACGCCTCGACGCGCGGATCGGGGTCGTGGTTCAGGGCGCGGATTGGGTGTTCGGCCACCGTGCGGATGAAAGGTTTCCGATGACCAGCGCGGTGAAGGTGCCGATCTGCGGTGCCGTTCTGGCGCGGGTGGATCAGGGGGACGTGTCGCTGGCGGAAGATGTGCTGATTGCGGCGGATGACATCTTGGACTGGGCCCCGGTGACCGCCGCGCATGTGGGGGCGGACATGTCCATCGGGGATCTTTGTTTTGCCGCCCTGGACCAGAGCGACAACACCGCCGCCAACCTGTTGTTCCATCGGCTGGGTGGGCCGAATGCAGTGACGGCGTTTCTGCGCGGCATCGGGGATGGGGTGACCCGCTCGGACCGGACGGAGCCGACGCTGAACGAGGTTGCCCCCGGGGACGCTCGCGATACGACCACCCCGCAGGCGGCGGCCCGTTGGATGGACCTGATGTTGACCCGCGACGTGTTGAGCCCGGGCTCGCGGGCGCAACTGGCCGAATGGATGCGGCCCGGCGCGGTGACGGGGGCGCTGTTGCGCCCCTTGGTTCCGGCGGGGTGGGATGTGGTGGACAAATCCGGCAATGGCCGCACCTCGCGCGCGCTGGTGGCCATGGTCGGCCCGCCGGAGGGGGCGCCGGTCACGGTGACGATGTTCATCGCGGATACGACGGTCGGTCTGGCCCAGAAGGACGAGGCAATGGCCGATATCGGGGCCGCAGCCATGCAGATGATCGTGGCGCGATGA
- the guaA gene encoding glutamine-hydrolyzing GMP synthase, producing MTQHDRLLIIDFGSQVTQLIARRLRELNVYCEIHPFNKVDDAFLAEFAPKAVILSGGPASVFAEGAPMPPASVFDLGVPMLGICYGQQVMMHCLGGKVERGHGTAEFGRAFVTPPEGRIPLLEGWFADADGREQVWMSHGDHVSALAPGFEVYGTSPNAPFAITADLDRNFFAVQFHPEVHHTPRGAKFFENFVRLAGFTGDWTMGAYREEAIRKIREQVGDQKVICGLSGGVDSSVAAVLIHEAIGDQLTCVFVDHGLLRQGEAEQVVTMFRDHYHMPLIHADESDLFLGELDGQSDPETKRKIIGRLFIDVFQKHAAEVGGATFLAQGTLYPDVIESVSFSGGPSVTIKSHHNVGGLPEKMGLKLVEPLRELFKDEVRALGRELGLPESFIGRHPFPGPGLAIRCPGEITREKLEILRKADAVYIDQIRRHGLYDDIWQAFVAILPVRTVGVMGDGRTYDFACALRAVTSVDGMTADYFPFSHDFLGETATRIINEVPGINRVTYDITSKPPGTIEWE from the coding sequence ATGACCCAGCATGACCGCCTTCTCATCATCGACTTCGGCTCGCAAGTCACGCAACTGATCGCGCGGCGTCTGCGCGAACTGAACGTCTATTGCGAAATCCACCCCTTCAACAAGGTCGACGACGCCTTTCTGGCCGAGTTCGCGCCGAAGGCCGTGATCCTGTCCGGGGGCCCCGCATCGGTCTTTGCCGAGGGCGCGCCCATGCCGCCCGCTTCGGTCTTCGATCTGGGCGTGCCGATGCTGGGCATCTGCTATGGCCAGCAGGTTATGATGCATTGTCTGGGCGGCAAGGTGGAACGCGGCCACGGCACCGCCGAATTCGGCCGCGCCTTCGTCACCCCGCCCGAAGGCCGCATTCCCCTGCTGGAAGGGTGGTTCGCCGATGCCGACGGGCGCGAGCAGGTGTGGATGAGCCATGGCGACCACGTCTCCGCCCTTGCGCCGGGGTTCGAGGTCTATGGCACGTCCCCCAACGCGCCGTTCGCCATCACGGCGGATCTGGACCGGAACTTCTTCGCCGTGCAGTTCCACCCGGAGGTGCACCACACCCCCCGCGGCGCCAAGTTCTTCGAGAATTTCGTGCGTCTGGCCGGGTTCACCGGCGACTGGACGATGGGCGCCTATCGTGAGGAAGCGATCCGCAAGATCCGCGAACAGGTGGGCGACCAGAAGGTCATCTGCGGCCTGTCCGGCGGCGTCGATTCGTCGGTCGCGGCGGTCCTGATCCATGAGGCGATCGGCGATCAGCTGACCTGCGTTTTCGTCGATCACGGCCTGCTGCGTCAGGGCGAGGCGGAGCAGGTCGTGACGATGTTCCGCGATCATTACCACATGCCGCTGATCCATGCCGACGAATCGGACCTGTTCCTTGGTGAGCTTGACGGCCAATCGGACCCGGAAACGAAGCGCAAGATCATCGGACGCCTGTTCATCGACGTGTTCCAGAAACACGCGGCCGAGGTGGGCGGCGCGACCTTCCTGGCCCAGGGCACGCTTTATCCCGACGTGATCGAATCGGTCTCGTTCTCGGGCGGGCCGTCGGTCACCATCAAGTCGCACCACAATGTCGGCGGCCTGCCGGAGAAGATGGGCCTGAAACTGGTCGAACCGCTGCGCGAACTGTTCAAGGACGAAGTTCGCGCCCTTGGCCGCGAGCTTGGCCTGCCCGAAAGCTTCATCGGACGCCACCCCTTCCCCGGCCCCGGCCTCGCCATTCGCTGCCCCGGCGAAATCACGCGCGAAAAGCTGGAAATCCTGCGGAAAGCGGACGCCGTCTATATCGACCAGATCCGCCGTCACGGCCTTTATGACGACATCTGGCAGGCCTTCGTCGCGATCCTGCCGGTGCGCACGGTGGGCGTGATGGGCGACGGGCGGACCTATGATTTCGCCTGCGCCTTGCGGGCGGTCACCTCGGTCGACGGGATGACGGCGGATTACTTCCCGTTCAGCCACGACTTCCTGGGTGAGACCGCAACGCGGATCATCAACGAGGTGCCGGGCATCAACCGCGTCACATATGACATCACGTCAAAACCCCCCGGCACGATCGAGTGGGAATGA
- a CDS encoding DUF6477 family protein has protein sequence MTDFRAILATLRRPRLLIRAARLGMEDYRRDRDLGRLTDCPTPESALPRLLEQEDLLERTRLSGDAAYSVTRHVEVMIALMAEARMQPRSAPALTLV, from the coding sequence ATGACCGATTTCCGCGCCATCCTCGCCACTCTTCGCCGCCCCCGCCTGCTGATCCGCGCGGCCCGCCTGGGCATGGAGGATTACCGGCGCGACCGCGACCTCGGTCGCCTGACGGACTGTCCCACCCCCGAATCGGCCCTGCCCCGTCTTCTGGAGCAGGAGGATCTGTTGGAACGGACCCGCCTGTCGGGCGATGCCGCCTATTCCGTGACCCGCCATGTGGAGGTGATGATCGCCCTTATGGCCGAAGCCCGTATGCAGCCGCGTTCGGCCCCGGCCCTGACGCTCGTCTGA
- a CDS encoding DUF6456 domain-containing protein, giving the protein MGQLTAFDTLPTDRIPAAARLYLDHVEGGLSLRALARREGIHASTVMRQIRRYENRRDDPLMDAALTRLTPNKKAPEMIAQSRPASTDLRLEVEAVRALRRMAEPQTVLAFAAGMDKAVVLRELPGVDPQRLAVIDRAVAEALILKDWIACRTAGRISTYVIANAGKAQLRAGLAEAPAGFDWAGADAAERLPRYGQAETPVAVMGRRLDKDGKPFLPPELVMAAERLREDFELAQMASATTQNWERFLDGGARSTGGDADGRGPAAARERVAGALRDLGPGLGDVVLRVCCYLEGLEQCEKRMGWAARSGKVVLRIGLERLRRHYAERYGRGPMIG; this is encoded by the coding sequence ATGGGCCAGCTCACTGCTTTCGACACACTGCCGACCGACCGGATTCCGGCCGCCGCCCGCCTTTACCTCGATCATGTGGAGGGGGGGCTTTCGCTGCGGGCACTGGCGCGGCGGGAGGGGATCCACGCCTCGACCGTGATGCGGCAGATCCGCCGATACGAAAACCGCCGCGACGATCCGCTGATGGATGCGGCCCTGACCCGTCTGACCCCGAACAAGAAAGCGCCCGAGATGATCGCCCAATCCCGCCCCGCATCCACCGACCTGCGTCTTGAGGTGGAGGCCGTTCGCGCCCTGCGCCGCATGGCCGAGCCGCAGACGGTTTTGGCCTTCGCCGCGGGCATGGACAAGGCGGTGGTGCTGCGGGAGCTGCCGGGGGTGGACCCGCAGCGTCTGGCCGTGATTGACCGCGCGGTGGCCGAGGCGCTGATCCTGAAGGACTGGATCGCCTGCCGCACGGCGGGGCGGATCAGCACCTATGTCATCGCGAATGCGGGCAAGGCGCAGCTGCGCGCGGGGTTGGCCGAAGCGCCGGCGGGGTTCGATTGGGCGGGCGCGGATGCGGCGGAACGGCTGCCCCGATACGGTCAGGCGGAAACGCCGGTGGCGGTTATGGGTCGGCGGTTGGACAAGGATGGCAAGCCCTTCCTTCCCCCCGAACTGGTCATGGCGGCGGAACGCCTGCGTGAGGATTTCGAATTGGCGCAGATGGCCTCCGCCACCACCCAGAACTGGGAGCGGTTTCTGGATGGCGGCGCGCGCAGCACGGGCGGCGACGCGGATGGGCGTGGGCCGGCGGCGGCGCGGGAACGGGTGGCGGGCGCGTTGCGCGATCTGGGGCCGGGTCTGGGCGACGTGGTCCTGCGCGTCTGCTGCTATCTCGAAGGGCTGGAGCAGTGCGAAAAGCGGATGGGCTGGGCCGCGCGGTCGGGCAAGGTGGTCCTGCGCATCGGGTTGGAGCGGTTGCGCCGCCACTACGCCGAACGTTATGGCCGAGGGCCGATGATCGGATGA